The Zingiber officinale cultivar Zhangliang chromosome 9A, Zo_v1.1, whole genome shotgun sequence genome window below encodes:
- the LOC122021431 gene encoding 60S ribosomal protein L7-2-like, whose translation MSTEEAKKVIPESVLKKRKREEQWAVAKKQELAVKKKKSRENRKLIFSRAQQYAKEYETQEKELISLKREARMKGGFYVSPEPKLLFIIRIRGINAMHPKTRKILQLLRLRQIFNGVFLKVNKATINMLRRVEPYVTYGYPNLKSVRELIYKRGYGKLNKQRIPFTDNSVIEKGLGKCNILCIEDLVHEIMTVGPHFRQANNFLWPFKLKAPLGGLKKKRNHYVEGGDAGNREDYINELIRRMN comes from the exons ATGTCGACGGAGGAAGCGAAGAAGGTGATCCCGGAGTCGGTgctgaagaagagaaagagggagGAGCAATGGGCAGTCGCGAAGAAGCAGGAGCTCGCGGTTAAGAAGAAAAAGTCTCGGGAGAACCGGAAGCTCATCTTCTCTAGAGCTCAGCAGTACGCCAAGGAGTATGAAACTCAG GAGAAGGAGCTGATCAGCTTGAAGAGAGAGGCCAGGATGAAGGGAGGATTCTATGTCAGTCCGGAGCCGAAGCTTTTGTTCATCATCCGCATCAGAGG TATAAATGCAATGCACCCGAAGACCCGAAAGATCTTGCAGCTCCTTCGTCTGAGACAG ATATTCAATGGCGTGTTTCTAAAAGTTAACAAAGCTACGATCAACATGTTGCGAAGAGTTGAGCCTTATGTTACCTATGG GTATCCCAATTTGAAGAGTGTTCGAGAGTTGATTTACAAGAGAGGATATGGGAAGCTGAACAAGCAGAGAATTCCTTTTACAGATAATTCAGTGATTGAGAAG GGCTTGGGCAAATGTAACATCTTGTGCATTGAAGATCTTGTGCACGAGATCATGACGGTTGGTCCACATTTCAGGCAGGCCAACAACTTCTTGTGGCCTTTCAAGTTGAAAGCACCATTGGGTGgcctgaagaagaagaggaatcaCTATGTCGAAGGAGGTGATGCAGGAAACCGCGAGGACTATATTAATGAACTCATCAGAAGGATGAACTAG